The following is a genomic window from bacterium.
GTGATGGAAGCGAGCGCACGATTCCGGTCACGCTCGGTGAGTTTCCGGAAAAATAGGAGAGAATGTTTTACGACTCTCGCTTGCAGCCGTCAGCTTGCAGCTTGTCCTATGACCATGTCCGAACTCCTCCGGCAGCTTGACACCCTCGTGCAGCGCCTCAACGCTGCGCGGGACTTCCTTTGACCTCGCCGGACGCAAGAAGGAGATCGCACACCTCGAGGAGGAGACGATGCGTTCCGGGTTCTGGGATGATCGGGATCGCGCGACGGAGGTGACGCGTCGGATGGCAGATCTCCGGAGCGATGTGGATACGTGGGAGCACCTCCACCGCGAGGCCACGGATCTCCTGGAGCTCGCGGGCCTCGACGCCGATGACCAGTCCGAGAGCATCCGTGAAGAGCTCGAGCCGCAGGTGCTGGTGCTCGAACACCAGCTCCAGATGCTCGAGGTGCGCGCGCTCCTCAGCGGAAAGCACGATGCGGACGATGCGATCATCGCGATCCACGCCGGTGCAGGCGGTACTGAGGCGCAGGATTGGGCCGCGATGATCCTCCGCATGCTCCTCCGGTACGCGGAGGCGCAGGGGTGGACTGCGCGCGTCGTGGACGAGCACCGTGGCGAAGAAGCGGGCATCAAGTCCGCGGTGGTGGACGTGCGCGGTCGTTTCGCGTATGGCCTCCTCCAATCCGAGGTGGGAGTCCACCGGCTCGTTCGGCTCTCTCCCTACGATTCCGACCACCGGCGGCACACGTCGTTCTGCCTCGTGGAAGTCCTCCCGGACCTCGGGGAAGCAACGGAGGTGAACATTGATCCGAAGGACATTCGCATTGATACATTCCTTTCGTCCGGACACGGCGGACAGAGCGTGCAGACCACCTACTCGGCGGTGCGCATCGTCCATCTCCCCACGGGCATCATCGTGTCGTGCCAGAACGAACGCTCGCAGCAGCAGAATCGGCAGACCGCGATGCGCGTGCTCCAGGCGCGACTCCAGGCCATCGAAGAGGCCAAGCTCGCCGAGGAAAAACAGGTGCTCCGCGGCGAGTACAAGGAGGCGGCGTGGGGCAACCAAATTCGGTCGTACGTCCTCCACCCGTACAAGATGGTGAAGGACCTCCGTTCGCGCTACGAGGAATCCAACCCCGACGACGTGCTCAACGGGAAACTCGATCGTTTCGTCGAGGAGTACCTCCGCTGGAAGGCCGAGGGGAAGCCGGATCGGAAGGTGGCGGCTGAGTCCTAGCGCCACCCCCCCCACCAACCCCCTGTCATTGCGAGGAAGTCCACGACCGAAGCAATCCCGGCCATGAACAGGCCCATCCAACCCCGCAGCACGCGCACCCGCTTGGTGATGACCGGGATTGCCCGTCACTCGCGGACTCCTCGCAATGACAGGACTCAGGACTATGGGAATTCCTCGCAATGAAAGGAATGAGCGTGCGGTTGCCCACCTCCGGAGCGGCGGGGTGCTCATTTACCCCACGGAGACCTCCTACGCAATCGGGTGCGATGCGACCAACGCGCGTGCCGTCGCGCGCGTGTTCGCGGCGAAGGGTCGCGTCGCGGAGAAATCCCTGCCGCTCATCGTGGCATCTCGCGCGATGGCGAAGCGTTACGCGCGATGGAATGCGCAGGCCGAGGTGCTCGCTCGCGTGCACTGGCCCGGGCCCCTCACGCTCGTCCTCCCGTATGCGAGCGGAGCACGGCTCGCTCGCGGCGTGGTGGCAGAGGATCGCACCATCGCCCTGCGCGTCTCGTCGCACCCGGTCGCCCGCGCGCTCTGCCGTCGCCTCGGTCGCCCGATTGTTGCGACGTCGGCGAACATCGCCGGTGCGCCGCCGGCATTCACCGTGGCGGAGGTCGAGCGTTTTGTTCGACACCTCAAGTCACCACCGCTCGTCCTCACCGCTGGTGATCTCCCGCCATGTCCACCTTCCACCATCGTCGCGCTTACGAGTCCCGTCCCGTGCATCCTCCGCCAGGGAAGCATCGTAATAGCCCCTCACATCTAGCCATCTGTCTCTCCTCCACGTTCCAACACTCAAAGCACTCTGTGAGCAGGCGGGCATGCGTCCGCACCGCGCTGCAGGGCAGAACTTTCTCATCAACACGGGGACGCTCCAGTGCATCGTTGACGCGGTCCACCCGCAGCCCGAGGACACCATCCTGGAGATCGGCGCGGGCTTCGGCGTGCTCACGGAGGCGCTCGCACCGGCAGCGGGGCGCGTTGTCGCCGTCGAGCGTGACCATCGCATCGTCCCCCTGCTCCGCGAGCGCATCGCGCAGTACGCGAACGTCATCGTCGTGGAAGCGGACATCCTTGATATCCTCTCGAGTCCACACACGCCCCCGCATGTTGTCATTTCGAGCGATGCCATCCCTCCTCCTGTCATTTCGAGCGATGCCGCGAGCGAGAAATCTCACACGCCCCACACAACGTTGCGCTTTCTACTATCCCAACACAACATCGGCACGCGGAAGATTGTCGCGAACCTCCCGTACAGCATCACGTCGGACTTCCTCCGCGTCTTGTTTGATCGCGTGGCGGATGGAACGCTTTCGCCGCCCGAGCGCGTCGTGCTCCTCCTCCAGTACGAAGTAGTAGAGCGGCTCATCGGGAGGACCGAACGACAGCGGGGGCTCCCCACGATGCTCACTGAGCTCGCCTGCGGGAGCATCCGTCGTGTCGCGCGGGTGCCGGGCACGCACTTCTGGCCCGCGCCCAAGGTGCAGAGCGCGGTGGCGGTGTTCAGCGCGTGGCGGTCGCCGGAGGAGATCGCCGCGCTCGTCGAGAGCGGTCGGGAGCACCTCATCGCGGTGATGAAGCAGGGGTTTGCGCACCCGCGTAGGCAACTCGTAAACACGCTCCACGGGACCAGTGATGCGGTGTGGACACGCGCCGGTGTCGCTCCGTCGAGCAGGCCCGCTATGCTCACGCTCCACCAGTGGATAGCACTCGCCAACGCGATTGCCGCTCCGTGATATACTGAGATCGTAGAAAAATATCAACGCGCTGTCATTGTGA
Proteins encoded in this region:
- the prfB gene encoding peptide chain release factor 2 (programmed frameshift) produces the protein MSELLRQLDTLVQRLNAARDFLDLAGRKKEIAHLEEETMRSGFWDDRDRATEVTRRMADLRSDVDTWEHLHREATDLLELAGLDADDQSESIREELEPQVLVLEHQLQMLEVRALLSGKHDADDAIIAIHAGAGGTEAQDWAAMILRMLLRYAEAQGWTARVVDEHRGEEAGIKSAVVDVRGRFAYGLLQSEVGVHRLVRLSPYDSDHRRHTSFCLVEVLPDLGEATEVNIDPKDIRIDTFLSSGHGGQSVQTTYSAVRIVHLPTGIIVSCQNERSQQQNRQTAMRVLQARLQAIEEAKLAEEKQVLRGEYKEAAWGNQIRSYVLHPYKMVKDLRSRYEESNPDDVLNGKLDRFVEEYLRWKAEGKPDRKVAAES
- a CDS encoding L-threonylcarbamoyladenylate synthase gives rise to the protein MGIPRNERNERAVAHLRSGGVLIYPTETSYAIGCDATNARAVARVFAAKGRVAEKSLPLIVASRAMAKRYARWNAQAEVLARVHWPGPLTLVLPYASGARLARGVVAEDRTIALRVSSHPVARALCRRLGRPIVATSANIAGAPPAFTVAEVERFVRHLKSPPLVLTAGDLPPCPPSTIVALTSPVPCILRQGSIVIAPHI
- a CDS encoding rRNA adenine dimethyltransferase family protein, which produces MRPHRAAGQNFLINTGTLQCIVDAVHPQPEDTILEIGAGFGVLTEALAPAAGRVVAVERDHRIVPLLRERIAQYANVIVVEADILDILSSPHTPPHVVISSDAIPPPVISSDAASEKSHTPHTTLRFLLSQHNIGTRKIVANLPYSITSDFLRVLFDRVADGTLSPPERVVLLLQYEVVERLIGRTERQRGLPTMLTELACGSIRRVARVPGTHFWPAPKVQSAVAVFSAWRSPEEIAALVESGREHLIAVMKQGFAHPRRQLVNTLHGTSDAVWTRAGVAPSSRPAMLTLHQWIALANAIAAP